The sequence gggggggggggggggggggggggggggggggggggggggggggggggggggggggggggggggggggggggggggggggggggggggggggggggggggggggggggggggggggggggggggggggggggggggggggggggggggggggggggggggggggggggggggggggggggggggggggggggggggggggggggggggggggggggggggggggggggggggggggggggggggggggggggggggggggggggggggggggggggggggggggggggggggggggggggggggggggggggggggggggggggggggggggggggggggggggggggggggggggggggggggggggggggggggggggggggggggggggggggggggggggggggggggggggccggcggccctctgccagctgtgacactgggggtgacacagTCAGCGTCTCGCTGCCCCCACCGCACAGTGACACCCCCCGCAGGACAGGGTCCGCCCCAATAGCTGCAGCCCCTCCTACAGACAGAGACATGGACACCGTCCTCTTGCCTCAGGGCTCTCCTATGACCACACCGAGACCCCACAAACATGCAgagctccctcctctgctccctcccctgtCTCCCAGGACATACATGGCCCCCTCCATGCACATTTGTAAATGCACGCACACAGCATCTGCTCACGGGGTGTTTCCCCTCACAGGTGTCACCAGTGTGTGCCACACGGCCATCTGGAGTCCTCACACCTTCCCATGGAAAGGTTGTGGCCCAGGAAGGGTTTTCAAAGCCCTTGTGGGGCCTGACCTGCCCTCCCTTGTGACAAACTCGGATGCAGGAGGGTAATCCCCAAGAGCCTTTCACTCTGTGCAGGGCCCAGGCAAAGAGGGTCACTGCCCACCCCAGACGGGGtgctgggcacacagggatgcagggatgatGGGATCCATCCTTGCCCCTCGGTGCCCGGGCACCCCATTCTGggagccctggtgctgcagggtgacctgtctgtgctggtggcagtggtggcagggCAAGgccccacagcagtgctgctctctaATGGCCGTGACGAGAACACGCCTCTCTGTCACCTGAAACGGGTCATGGAAGGATGCTTGGCATCTCTGCCTCCCCACGGcgtgggagctggcagaggtggcTGCAAACCCACAGCTCTCAGGAGCCTGAAGCAGCAAGAGCCCCTAAATCTTCCTGCTGTTGTTCCCGTGCTCACACCGCACTCAGGGTGGCTGTGTGACcatcctgtgctctgtgcctcagtttctccctgctgctcagggctgttaCCACTGATGCTCACTGTGCTCCTGAATATGCTGAGGGTTTTGCATGAGCACCTCTGGCAAACAGCCCCATtcttcccagcacatcccctcTCACCCTACAGTACTGGGGATGAATTCACTCCgtattttttctgcagaaaaactgagaaaacctgcctgaagagaaagaaaaacaacacagatCTGTCTGgcttttttcttgtgtttccaGCTTTTGTAGGGAAAGCACACACAAACCCACTGCCCATCAGCAAACATGGcccaggagcaggctgggatgctgctgcccttgGGGGAAGCTGCCTGTTTCCATCGCGGCCCCGGGGCTTTCTGGGGCACCGGTGGCATCACAGGTTTTCCGATGGAGGCCCCAGCTCCGGAGCTGAGTCAGCATCTGAAGGCAGTGTGTGGGTGGAGGCACCAAGGAGTGCAGGGAGGCCCCGGGGGACCTGTATGGGGATGATCTGACAGACAGGGGATGTCCCGGGATTCCCCACAGAGGGACGGTGGGGACCTGCAAGGACTGagagctgtcagctctgctcctgctccccactgccTCTGGGCGAGTTCTTGGGAAAGGGGCGTGGATGGACCCCACAGCCCACGTCCTGCCGAGGCTGAGGCACCTCCTCTCCAAGAGGGATGGAGCCTGGGAGCAGCCCGctgccacctgcagctggggtCCCCCTGTCATGCAGAGCATCTGAGTCACAGGTTTTCCCATCACTGATCTGGGGAGTGGAAGGAACTGTGGTTTAAGATCACCAGCCTGTCAggcctggggaaggggaggccCTGGGGTGAACTCCTGACTGCTTGCAGCTATTTAGGTGGAGTTATAGGAAAAGGGAGTCAGGCTCTTTGGGGAGGTGTACAGTGAAACCACGAGAGGCACCCAGCACAAGCTGCATCAAGGGAAATTCCATCTAGCTATTAGGAAACCTTTTTCCCCTTGTGCATGTGGTAAAATACCACAGgagcccagagaggctgtgggatcTCCGTTCTCCATGATACTCAGCCCTGGCCGGGTCCCCCCaccctctccccatcccagcagagaGATGAACTCAGCACAGCGcagcccagcccttctccaggAGCTTGGGGAGAGCTGATGATGGAGTACCGAGGGGACTGGAGGGAGACATGGCTTCTGTGGAGAGGGAGAAGTTGGGAAGGgagtggagaggggaaggaTTATGAAGGGAAGGCATACGGAGGAGGGGTAGAATAAGGGGGACCCCGGTTGATTGACTGCAGGGGAGCTGGGTCAAGCGTAACTCGGAGGTACCGCTGCACAGTGCGCCTGGGGGCTCCATGGCTGGCGGGACCCCTGCGAGGGGACAGGGCACGGGGGCTGCAGGGCGGCCatgggccgggccgggccgggccgggccggacggcggcggggccgggatgcggcgggggggggggggggggggggggggggggggggggggggggggggggggggggggggggggggggggggggggggggggggggggggggggggggggggggggggggggggggggggggggggggggggggggggggggggggggggggggggggggggggggggggggggggggggggggggggggggggggggggggggggggggggggggggggggggggggggggggggggggggggggggggggggggggggggggggggggggggggggggggggggggggggggggggggggggggggggggggggggggggggggggggggggggggggggggggggggggggggggggggggggggggggggggggggggggggggggggggggggggggggggggggggggggggggggggggggggggggggggggggggggggggggggggggggggggggggggggggggggggggggggggggggggggggggggggggggggggggggggggggggggggggggggggggggggggggggggggggggggggggggggggggggggggggggggggggggggggggggggggggggggggggggggggggggggggggggggggggggggggggggggggggggggggggggggggggggggggggggggggggggggggggggggggggggggggggggggggggggggggggggggggggggggggggggggggggggggggggggggggggggggggggggggggggggggggggggggggggggggggggggggggggggggggggggggggggggggggggggggggggggggggggggggggggggggggggggggggggggggggggggggggggggggggggggggggggggggggggggggggggggggggggggggggggggggggggggggggggggggggggggggggggggggggggggggggggggggggggggggggggggggggggggggggggggggggggggggggggggggggggggggggggggggggggggggaggacGGCTCCCTGCGGCCAGCGGGTCCTGTCGTGGTGGGGAGGAGAAGCGGGGTTCACTTCCCCGCCGGGAAGGCTGGAGAATGGGAGCGGGAGGGCAGGTCGCACAGGGAGTCACCGTCCGCTCTGCTCCCCCCGCAGGCGCCGGGCTGGGCACTGTGTCCCTCTGGGGCAGTCTCCTGCTCGCTGCCGGCCTCGCCCTCGACCCAGCACCGCCAATCTGCAACTGCTCGGAGCCCATGGACTACCAGGCTTTCCGGGAGGCTCCgctccctgagagctgctgcctcaaCTTCACCAGCTCCAACATCACCCACCTGGACTGGGGTGCACTGGtgggggtgcaggggctgcGGGAGCTCTACCTCTCTCACTGCAGCATCACGGCCATCAGCAACGCACAGGGAGTCCCTCCTGCCTTGGAAGTATTGCACTTAAGTCACAACCTGCTGGAAAGTCTCCCTGGAAGCTTTCTAGAAAATGCCCCTAATTTGAGGGTTCTTTATCTGGACAGCAACCAGCTTCAGGAGCTACCCAAGTCCTTCCTGAAAGCATCTTCCCAGGTCCAGGAGGTCTACCTGGGCTTCAATGCCCTCaccttcctccctgccagcctcctgAAGccatctctgctccagcttcaGCTCTCCAACaacagctgggactgcagctgtgctttgctAACCAACCTGGAGGGTTGgtccagccaggctgctgaggtTATCTGCCACACACCAGAGCACTACCACGGTCTGGGCCTCCAGAGCATCCCCCGGGATGAGCTGTGCCGCTCACACGGCCTCACCGCCCTCTTCATCTGCCTGCCccctctcctcatcctcaccaGCATTACCTGGTGCTTCTGCCGGCAGAAGAAAAAGACCAACTACAGCCTTCAGAGCAGATCCCAGAGCCACCGGGCCATGGCACAGAGGAGCAGTGTCTGTACTGCAGTGCCAGTGTCTGCAGAGCCCCACCACTACGTCCCCTatgagctgcctgctgctccctctaAGACTGAGAAGAAACTGCTGCTGGGGAAACAGGTCATGCTCCAGCCCTTCGTGGATCCACTGGAAAGTGGCAGAGACGTCTATGAGGAGGTGGAAATACAGGTGGGATCCCCCAGCAGTTCCCAGGTGCCATCCCATGAAGGGCAGCTGGACACCCCAGCACCgagggcagaggagctgggcagtgagCCAGAGGTGGACACTGTCAGCGTGAGCGAAGTCCTGAAGGACTCTGCTGACCGCGAGAAGATCTACATGAGTCAGTCAACCAGCTATTACAACCTGGTACCTGGTATCGAGCTGGAGGACTCAGACAACCTGGAGTATGAGACCATCGACCTGCACTGATGCCAGGACTTGGGCTGTGTCTGGACACACCAGCAGGATGGCAGGGGCCAGGCAGGAGTGAAAGCCACCAGAGCAGGAGAGGCATGAGTTGTCCTGCCATGGCTTACAGTGTCTGTTTGCAAAGCTGCACCCCCAAATACCCATCCCTTCCCCTGTGCTACCATGTGAAACCCTCGCttgccatgggctgcagctgggcaagggTGCTTCAGGCTCTGGGGACCCTGccacagcctggtgctgcctgaggaaggacatggagggaaggtgggggctggttttggggatcAAGTGATGGTGCTGTGTGTCCCAGACCCACTGATCAGAGCTTCCTCTCTTGTTGGAGCCAGATGGTGTCTGGCACAgacctgctgctctccagcctgcagTGAACACAGTCTGGAGACATGAaacagggctggccctgcctgtgTGGTCTGCAGGGAGCGTCAAATTTGGACGGGGTGCCCTGGGCTTGTCAGGGGAAGCCTGTggtggctctgcctgctgcccacCCCACATCCCACAGTGGCACAGGAACTTGAAACAGTCAGTGCACATGCGCTGCTTCAtggcatgtgtgtgtgcacacttGTGGGAGTGGGTGTGTgaaatgcacacacagagcagcagcagagggggcCCCTTGCAGCCAGCCCTGTAGGATCCAGCTCTCAGTAAGAAATATATCATTTTACTCCTGGCAGTGTGGCTCCATCcctttgtttgtgttttggggtaGTGGGAAGCCGACCAGTGGGATGTGGGGAGTGCAGGGATGGTGGAGTTCACTTCTATCCCATTTACCCTCCCATACCCTGGGTGATGGCCCAGTGAGGGTCTtgcccagcatccctggaacCTCTTTTGTcaccctggcagagcagagctgggcactggctAAAGGCCAGCAGAGCCTTTGCTTTGTACCAGGATTTACAATAGGGGTGGGGAAGGTGTCAGCCTGCTGCAAATGCCACAGATCCTGAACAAAGCAGGAATTTGTGGGAGCACACAAAGCTGAGGGTGCTGTAAATCACAGCCCAATACACCCAAGGCACCCCCAGCAAGTCTTACCCAcggtgctccagccctcctcTGTGGATGGAGTGGGGGGGCACCCTTGagtcctgctcctcctgcccaggggcACATTCTCCAGGCTGGAAGCTGCATGGGCCACCCTGTCTGCTCTGAAGCCGTGCTGGGCCTGGTgcccaggcaggaagggagggagctgggcagggcaggacacgGTGCTCCGGCCGGCAAAGGAAGCGGTGTTTCCTGCAGAGTGCAGTGGGGCTTCCAGCAGCCCGTGGTGGGACTGCTCAGTCCTAGCACTGCTcagtcccagccccacctggcCTGGGGACGAGGATGGGGTGATTTCCCTTCATGTCTCCCGTCCCTCATGGAGGTTTCCCACTGTTTTATATGCAGCTGgactttttccttccctgctccctccttgAGCCCTGGGAAAGTATCCCAGCCTTTAATAGTATCCCTCCATCACTCTCTGCCAAGTACAGCAGCCAGAGTATCTCAGTGTACCCTGGCTTGTGCCACCCCCACAcccccacagggacacagagggaccAGAAGCTGCCACAGGGCAAAGGCAGAGTTAGCAGCGGTCTCCAGGGTCTGCAACCCAGCCCGTGGCTGCAGATTTTGCCTAGAGCTAAcaacagctgcatttttcacCTGTGCTCCAGAAATGCCTGCAGCCCTTCCATGGGTGTCCTCTCTGCTCACATACCCCAGGGTCCCATTCCCAGAGAATGATGTAACATCctgtcctttccctccttctcaTGAAGCCTAAGTTCAGATGTCATGGCTGATGCAAAGGGGAGTGACTGAAATCACCCCACTGGGTCTTGTCCAGCCCTTGCTCTGGTACCTCCAGCCCTTGCCCAAATCTCCATCTGTGagaggtgggagggaggagTGACCAAACCCAGTGTTCCCTGTTCTTTTGCCTGTGATAGCCCTGGCACACTCAGATACATTTTCCTTAAGGGTATCAGTTTAAAATTTCCCTGTCCGGCAAGTTCCCCTTCCTTTAAAGTTCCTGAATTCTCTCAACAAGCCAGCCCTGCTTCTCTTCCACTGCCTTCGAGGTCACTGCTGGACCTATTGAAGTGTAACCACAAGGTCATTTCCTGGGTTGGATCACGTCCTGTGAAAATACCCCGAAGTTAATAATGTGTGGAGATGAGAGAGCTACTCAACAGCAAGGAGCAAGACACAAAACAAGTGACTTCACCTGGGCTATGCTGCAGCTGGTCATCCGATGAAAGCAACTCTTTAAATTCAGACCCTTCACCTATGAGAAGCGGGTAAGATCCTTAGCCCAGGCTTCTGCACTTCCGATGTCCAGCCAGGCTAAAGCTGTGCTTAACCCCAGTCCCTGACCATCACTTCCTGGCTCAGTGCATAGCAGGTTTGCCCACTCCCAGGCAGGTGCCATCCATAGGGCTATGCATCCCACAGCCTGCACCACCTTCAGAGTGAAGTGCCACACACCCCTGGccagctgccactgctctgttcccatgTCACACCTCCAGAACAGTTCCAGGTGCCACTTTCGTTCCCATGGGCAGTTGCCCTTAgcagctgtgtttctgtttctcagagTAGTAAACAGCACGTACTGATGAGCCATAATCCTGCTCATCAGGGGACAGGTTCATAATCCTGCTCTGACACCAAACTGGCATTTGCTCCGTAAAACCCGAGTTTCTCCATCTGTACAAAGTCCCCCAGAAACACCCTGAATGCTGCTTGCACTCTATGAAGGATGACGggagagaagaaacagagaggaaGCAGTCGTGACACATCCCTGCCAAGTGCCCTTATCGCCTCCACTCCACCTCTCTGGAAAGCAGGcgtggctgcagagcagcaaaagtTTACACCGGATCACTATGGAGAAGGAATGTGCTTGTGAAAacatcccacccagcccaggtcccactgccagggattcCTGAACTGCAGTGCACCCAGCTGGGTCCggctctgctcagtgcccaTGAGCACAGACCCAATCTGTGATGCACTGCCAGTGCACACTCACGCCAGACCTGCTCCGTGGTCATCAGCAGCAGGTACCATtctccagggcacagctctggcattGACTCATGctcacctccctgccagcaACACACAATCAACCCTCACTCCCCAGGGCACCTCCTGCTGTTACACCTGGCAAAcctggcacagcatcactggaaaaaaaaaacttaaaccCCTCCCTCTAAAACCAAGCTATTTGAGGGGagagatgcatttttaaaccaTGAGACTTGGGTCTCACGACAACCCTGCTTGGGGCGAGATGATCATGGGCCGCCTCCTTCTAGTTCAGAGCTAATAATTGTGACAttggggctgcaggaaggctgACCTGCAGCAGTGATCCAATGGATGAAGATTTTGTGTAAATACACAAATGGGATGAAGTGTGCAGTGTGTTCACCTGACAGGCACAAGGTGTGTGAGTGTGGCCTGTCCCACGGCACAGGACCAGCCCTTAGATGAGCTCCCAACTTCCCCCAGTACCTGCACAAAGAGCTACTACTTGCAGATTTACTTTCCTTAAGGACAGGAGCTTCTAGGAATGGTAtcaccaaaacagaaaatccagaaaagCTTTAATTCATCACAGCTTTCTAATTCCACCAGAAATGACAGGCTGGAGTTTGTATCCAGCTTTCGAAAGGGACAGACATGAGCCTGGCCCTTCTGCTAGAAGGAATTGATCTTGCACTGGAATGAGACCAAGGAGGTCAGGGGAAAGACCAGCTGGTCACTGAGCAGTGCCACCTAGTTTGGTTAAAAGATACTGGATCCTGAAGGGAATTGTACAACAGGCAAGAAACAccaaaaggagctgctggtcTGAACCAGGGGATGGGAGCTCATGTTATGTGGAAGGCAGAGCCACAAGTTACCAACTGCAGAGGCTGAAGGTGTAAAAGCCAAGTTTTCAGCCAGACTTAGCCTTTTTTCCCACTGACCTCTCCAACACCCCAACTGCAGCACATGCTGACCTAATGCAGCACAGGAACAAGGGGAAAATGAGCTCCTAGGAACCCATCTTAATGGGGGTGGACACTCGCACCTTCCTCCTGCTCACAGGTTTCCAGTATTGGACTTTCTCCACTTCTGCCAAATCTGACAACTTTTTCACACACACTTGGTCCTGCAAATCACTTAGAATCCCCAGAGATGTTTTAGCTGAGCACATGCAGGGTCAAGTTTTGCCGGAAGACATTAAAGGGCTCAGGGATTCCCCAGAGTTCCATCCTCCATCACATTTTACAGGGTAGGTGGAGCAACAGAAGCCCCTTCCACACTGCGCACACAAATGAGCACACAACCTCTTACGGTCGTAGACTCTcggttttattcttttctcttagCACAACAGTTTTTATTCATTTGCCTTTTCTGGCCTTGATCTTCCTCAAGTAGAACTCTAATTCCTTGCCTTCCAACACGTAGCCATCGGCTCGGCCACACTGTCCAGGTCTGGAGGCAATGCAGGCTGCAAGGAGAAGTCATCCAGTTAAAGTTTGGCAATTGCCCACCCCAGTGCACACACCAAAGAACAAACCCTGCACATGCACGGCCGAGCAGCTCATCAGTAACCGAATCACCAGTCCACATGTCTGCAGCAGGACCCCTGCAGTCCCTAGTGAAGTCCTCCTCAGATCTCCAAACTGTCATCGCTCGGTTCAGTAGCAGAACTGGACAAAGGTCTCATCATCAGAAGACTTCAGCAAGCTCAACTGTTTGCCAGAGCTTGAAACACCAAAGCTCTTAGATGCCTGCAGCACATTTTTCTGACACACACTTGCTCATCTTGCAAGTTTGAGCcccatttctttctcaaagCTCCAATAGGAATAATCAACAACAGGAGCCTGGCTAGCCAG comes from Ficedula albicollis isolate OC2 chromosome 8, FicAlb1.5, whole genome shotgun sequence and encodes:
- the LOC107603781 gene encoding toll-like receptor 3; this encodes MDYQAFREAPLPESCCLNFTSSNITHLDWGALVGVQGLRELYLSHCSITAISNAQGVPPALEVLHLSHNLLESLPGSFLENAPNLRVLYLDSNQLQELPKSFLKASSQVQEVYLGFNALTFLPASLLKPSLLQLQLSNNSWDCSCALLTNLEGWSSQAAEVICHTPEHYHGLGLQSIPRDELCRSHGLTALFICLPPLLILTSITWCFCRQKKKTNYSLQSRSQSHRAMAQRSSVCTAVPVSAEPHHYVPYELPAAPSKTEKKLLLGKQVMLQPFVDPLESGRDVYEEVEIQVGSPSSSQVPSHEGQLDTPAPRAEELGSEPEVDTVSVSEVLKDSADREKIYMSQSTSYYNLVPGIELEDSDNLEYETIDLH